The following are encoded together in the Erwinia sp. E602 genome:
- the mltF gene encoding membrane-bound lytic murein transglycosylase MltF, with the protein MKRLKFNYLLIGLITVLLALALWPAIPWYGGATDRIGQIKSRGVLRVSTINSPLTWYTVNKSPAGMDYELAKRFADYLGVKLEVTVRPNLSDLFDDLEDDKADVLAAGLIYNHDRLTRFQTGPSYYSVSQQLVYRMGAARPKNPGDLKGRLVAASGSAYLSTLRDMKSNQYPDLDWAIATDRTPQQLLEAVADGKLDYTVADSVTIALMQRIHPQLAVAFDITDEEPVTWYVQDEKDDSLNAAMLDFFNMMGEEGSMARLDEKYLGHVGTFDYVDTRTFLRAIDGTLPDIKPLFEKYAQNIDWKLLAAIAYQESHWNPQATSPTGVRGMMMLTRNTADSVSVKDRTDPEQSIRGGSVYLQRLMEKVPDSIPEDERIWFALAAYNMGFAHMLDARKLTDKQNGNPDSWADVKLRLPMLSQKRYYSQTAYGFARGHEAYAYVENIRKYQLSLVGYLDDQERKLAQKAATEAELGSGYPAVAPQLAMN; encoded by the coding sequence TTGAAACGCCTAAAATTTAACTATCTTCTGATCGGGCTGATCACCGTGCTGCTCGCGCTGGCGCTGTGGCCGGCGATCCCCTGGTATGGCGGTGCCACCGACCGTATCGGGCAGATCAAATCGCGGGGCGTGCTGCGCGTCAGCACCATAAATTCTCCGCTTACCTGGTACACCGTCAACAAATCACCGGCCGGTATGGATTACGAGCTGGCAAAACGCTTTGCCGATTACCTCGGCGTGAAGCTGGAAGTGACCGTCCGTCCGAACCTGAGCGATCTGTTTGACGATCTGGAAGATGACAAAGCTGACGTGCTGGCGGCCGGTCTGATTTACAACCACGACCGGCTGACGCGCTTCCAGACCGGTCCCTCCTACTATTCGGTGTCGCAGCAGCTGGTGTACCGTATGGGCGCTGCGCGGCCTAAGAACCCGGGGGATCTTAAAGGCCGGCTGGTCGCCGCCTCCGGCTCGGCCTACCTGTCAACGCTGCGCGATATGAAGAGCAATCAGTATCCGGATCTCGACTGGGCGATCGCCACCGACCGCACCCCGCAGCAGCTGCTGGAGGCGGTGGCAGACGGCAAGCTGGATTACACCGTGGCGGATTCGGTGACCATCGCGCTGATGCAGCGTATCCATCCGCAGCTGGCCGTCGCCTTTGATATCACCGACGAAGAGCCGGTCACCTGGTACGTGCAGGATGAGAAAGACGACAGCCTCAACGCCGCGATGCTCGACTTCTTTAATATGATGGGCGAAGAGGGATCGATGGCGCGGCTGGATGAGAAGTATCTCGGCCACGTTGGCACCTTTGACTACGTCGACACCCGCACCTTCCTGCGGGCGATTGACGGCACGCTGCCGGACATTAAACCGCTGTTCGAGAAGTATGCGCAGAATATTGACTGGAAACTGCTGGCGGCGATCGCCTACCAGGAGTCGCACTGGAACCCGCAGGCCACCTCACCGACCGGGGTGCGCGGCATGATGATGCTGACGCGTAACACCGCCGACAGCGTCAGCGTGAAGGACCGCACCGACCCGGAGCAGAGCATCCGCGGCGGCAGCGTCTACCTGCAGCGGCTGATGGAGAAGGTGCCGGACAGCATCCCTGAAGATGAGCGCATCTGGTTTGCGCTGGCCGCCTACAATATGGGCTTCGCGCATATGCTCGACGCACGTAAACTGACGGATAAGCAGAACGGCAACCCGGACAGCTGGGCCGATGTCAAACTGCGCCTGCCGATGCTCAGCCAGAAACGCTACTACAGCCAGACCGCCTACGGCTTTGCGCGCGGCCACGAAGCCTATGCCTATGTGGAGAATATCCGCAAATATCAGCTGAGCCTGGTGGGTTATCTGGACGACCAGGAGCGCAAGCTGGCACAGAAGGCGGCTACCGAAGCCGAACTCGGCAGCGGTTACCCGGCGGTCGCACCGCAGCTGGCGATGAACTGA
- the purL gene encoding phosphoribosylformylglycinamidine synthase: MMEILRGSPALSAFRINKLLTRFQDAHLPVSDIYAEYVHFADVSAPLSADEKARLQRLLKYGPSLAEHTPEGRLLLVTPRPGTISPWSSKATDIAHNCDLPQVLRLERGLAFYVKAELTDAQWAQLSAALHDRMMETVFSELSDAEQLFAQHQPAPVQSVDVLGAGRDALVQANIKLGLALADDEIDYLLAAFEKLGRNPNDIELYMFAQANSEHCRHKIFNADWVIDGQVQPKSLFKMIKNTFEKTPDHVLSAYKDNAAVMEGSKVGRFYADPQGGYDFHQEETHILMKVETHNHPTAISPWPGAATGSGGEIRDEGATGRGAKPKAGLVGFSVSNLRIPGFEQPWEEDFGKPDRIVTALDIMTEGPLGGAAFNNEFGRPALNGYFRTYEERVTSHNGEELRGYHKPIMLAGGIGNIRADHVQKGEITVGAKLIVLGGPAMNIGLGGGAASSMASGQSDADLDFASVQRDNPEMERRCQEVIDRCWQLGEANPILFIHDVGAGGLSNAMPELVSDGERGGRFNLRDILNDEPGMSPLEVWCNESQERYVLAVAPESLALFDELCQRERAPYAVIGEATEEMHLSLADSHFDNTPIDMPLDVLLGKTPKMTRDVSTLQVQGQPLVRNGISIADAVNRVLHLPTVAEKTFLISIGDRSVTGMVARDQMVGPWQIPVANCAVTTASLDSYHGEAMALGERAPVALLDFAASGRLAVGEALTNIAATEIGPLTRVKLSANWMAAAGHPGEDAGLYEAVKAVGEELCPALGITIPVGKDSMSMKTRWQQGTEQREMTSPLSLVITAFARVEDVRKTVTPQLQTVDNSLLLVDLGRGVNALGATALSQVYRQLGDKPADVRDVQQLAGFWHAIQALVADGKLLAYHDRSDGGLLVTLAEMAFTGHCGINVDIAALGSDSLAALFNEELGAVIQIAAADRDAVLAVFAEHGLADCVHVLGQATQGDRFVIASGDSAVYSESRTTLRTWWAETTWQMQRLRDNPECADQEHAAKLDDNDPGLNVSLSFAPQEDIAAPFIATGARPKVAVLREQGVNSHVEMAAAFHRAGFDAVDVHMSDLLAGRRGLADMQALVACGGFSYGDVLGAGEGWAKSILFNARVRDEFETFFHRPQTLALGVCNGCQMMSNLRELIPGSEEWPRFVRNQSERFEARFSLVEVAASPSLLLDGMAGSRMPIAVSHGEGFVEVRSDAHLAQLEAKGLVALRFVDNFGKVTQQYPANPNGSPNGITAVTNESGRVTIMMPHPERVFRTVSNSWHPTEWGEDSPWMRIFRNARKQLG, from the coding sequence ATGATGGAAATTCTGCGTGGTTCGCCCGCTCTGTCGGCATTTCGTATTAACAAACTGCTGACCCGCTTTCAGGACGCTCACCTGCCGGTGAGTGATATTTACGCCGAGTATGTCCATTTCGCTGATGTCAGCGCGCCGCTCAGTGCGGATGAAAAGGCGCGCCTGCAGCGCCTGCTGAAGTACGGTCCCTCTCTCGCTGAGCATACCCCGGAAGGCCGTCTGCTGCTGGTGACCCCGCGTCCAGGCACCATCTCTCCGTGGTCGTCCAAAGCCACCGATATCGCCCATAACTGTGATCTGCCGCAGGTGCTGCGCCTGGAGCGCGGCCTGGCGTTCTACGTGAAGGCCGAGCTGACCGACGCGCAGTGGGCGCAGCTGTCCGCGGCGCTGCACGACCGCATGATGGAAACCGTGTTCAGCGAGCTGAGCGACGCTGAGCAGCTGTTTGCTCAGCATCAGCCGGCGCCGGTACAGAGCGTTGACGTGCTGGGTGCCGGCCGCGACGCGCTGGTACAGGCGAACATCAAACTGGGCCTGGCGCTGGCGGACGACGAGATCGACTACCTGCTGGCGGCGTTTGAAAAACTGGGGCGCAACCCGAACGACATCGAGCTGTATATGTTTGCTCAGGCCAACTCTGAGCACTGCCGCCATAAGATCTTCAACGCCGACTGGGTGATTGACGGTCAGGTGCAGCCGAAGTCGCTGTTTAAGATGATCAAAAACACCTTCGAGAAAACCCCGGACCACGTGCTGTCGGCCTATAAAGACAACGCCGCGGTAATGGAAGGCTCGAAGGTCGGCCGTTTCTACGCCGATCCGCAGGGCGGGTATGACTTCCACCAGGAAGAGACCCATATCCTGATGAAGGTGGAAACCCACAACCACCCGACCGCGATTTCGCCGTGGCCGGGTGCTGCCACCGGTTCCGGTGGCGAAATTCGTGACGAAGGCGCCACCGGGCGCGGTGCCAAACCGAAAGCCGGCCTGGTCGGTTTCTCGGTGTCGAACCTGCGTATCCCTGGCTTTGAACAGCCGTGGGAAGAGGATTTCGGCAAACCGGACCGCATCGTCACCGCGCTGGACATCATGACCGAAGGGCCGCTGGGCGGTGCCGCGTTTAACAACGAATTTGGTCGCCCGGCGCTGAACGGCTACTTCCGTACCTATGAAGAGCGCGTCACCAGCCACAACGGCGAAGAGCTGCGCGGCTACCATAAGCCGATCATGCTGGCGGGCGGTATCGGTAATATCCGTGCCGACCACGTGCAGAAGGGCGAAATCACCGTCGGCGCGAAGCTGATCGTGCTGGGTGGCCCGGCGATGAATATCGGCCTCGGCGGCGGCGCGGCCTCCTCTATGGCCTCCGGCCAGTCTGACGCCGACCTCGACTTCGCCTCGGTGCAACGCGACAACCCGGAAATGGAGCGTCGGTGCCAGGAAGTGATCGACCGCTGCTGGCAGCTGGGCGAAGCCAACCCGATTCTGTTTATCCATGACGTTGGCGCGGGCGGCCTGTCTAACGCCATGCCGGAACTGGTCAGCGACGGCGAGCGCGGCGGCCGTTTCAACCTGCGTGATATCCTCAACGACGAGCCGGGCATGAGCCCGCTGGAAGTGTGGTGTAACGAATCGCAGGAGCGCTACGTGCTGGCGGTTGCGCCGGAGAGCCTGGCGCTGTTCGACGAGCTGTGCCAGCGCGAGCGCGCGCCGTACGCGGTGATCGGTGAAGCCACCGAAGAGATGCACCTGTCGCTGGCCGACAGCCATTTTGACAACACGCCGATCGATATGCCGCTCGACGTGCTGCTGGGCAAAACGCCAAAAATGACCCGCGACGTCTCCACGCTGCAGGTTCAGGGGCAACCGCTGGTGCGTAACGGCATCTCGATTGCCGATGCGGTTAACCGCGTGCTGCACCTGCCGACCGTGGCCGAGAAGACCTTCCTGATCTCGATCGGCGACCGCTCGGTAACCGGTATGGTCGCCCGCGACCAGATGGTCGGCCCGTGGCAGATCCCGGTGGCCAACTGTGCGGTCACCACCGCCAGCCTTGACAGCTACCACGGTGAAGCGATGGCGCTGGGCGAACGTGCCCCGGTAGCGCTGCTTGACTTCGCCGCCTCCGGCCGCCTGGCCGTCGGTGAAGCGCTGACCAACATCGCCGCCACCGAAATTGGCCCGCTGACCCGCGTTAAGCTGTCGGCAAACTGGATGGCCGCTGCCGGTCACCCGGGTGAAGACGCCGGCCTGTACGAAGCGGTGAAAGCGGTGGGTGAAGAGCTCTGCCCGGCGCTGGGCATCACTATTCCGGTGGGTAAAGACTCGATGTCGATGAAGACCCGCTGGCAGCAGGGCACCGAGCAGCGCGAGATGACCTCGCCGCTGTCGCTGGTGATCACCGCCTTTGCCCGCGTGGAAGACGTGCGCAAAACCGTGACCCCGCAGCTGCAGACCGTCGATAACAGCCTGCTGCTGGTCGACCTTGGCCGCGGCGTTAACGCGCTGGGTGCCACCGCGCTGTCGCAGGTCTACCGTCAGCTGGGCGATAAGCCGGCCGACGTGCGTGACGTGCAGCAGCTGGCCGGTTTCTGGCACGCTATCCAGGCGCTGGTGGCCGACGGCAAACTGCTGGCCTACCACGACCGCTCCGACGGCGGCCTGCTGGTGACGCTGGCCGAGATGGCCTTTACCGGCCACTGCGGCATCAACGTGGATATCGCCGCGCTGGGCAGCGACAGCCTGGCTGCGCTGTTTAACGAAGAGCTGGGTGCGGTAATTCAGATTGCCGCTGCCGACCGCGACGCGGTGCTGGCGGTGTTTGCTGAACACGGCCTGGCGGACTGCGTCCACGTGCTGGGCCAGGCGACGCAGGGCGACCGCTTTGTGATCGCCTCCGGTGACTCTGCGGTGTACAGCGAAAGCCGTACCACCCTGCGTACCTGGTGGGCCGAGACCACCTGGCAGATGCAGCGCCTGCGCGACAACCCGGAATGTGCCGATCAGGAACACGCCGCCAAGCTGGACGATAACGATCCGGGCCTGAACGTCTCTCTGAGCTTCGCACCACAGGAAGATATCGCCGCGCCGTTTATCGCTACCGGTGCCCGTCCGAAAGTGGCGGTGCTGCGTGAGCAGGGCGTTAACTCCCACGTGGAGATGGCGGCCGCCTTCCACCGCGCCGGTTTTGACGCGGTTGACGTCCATATGAGCGACCTGCTGGCCGGCCGTCGTGGCCTGGCCGATATGCAGGCGCTGGTGGCCTGTGGCGGCTTCTCCTACGGTGACGTGCTGGGTGCCGGTGAAGGCTGGGCGAAATCGATTCTGTTTAACGCCCGCGTGCGTGACGAGTTCGAAACCTTCTTCCACCGCCCGCAGACGCTGGCGCTGGGCGTCTGTAACGGCTGCCAGATGATGTCTAACCTGCGCGAGCTGATCCCGGGCAGCGAAGAGTGGCCGCGCTTTGTGCGTAACCAGTCCGAGCGTTTTGAAGCGCGCTTCAGCCTGGTGGAAGTGGCGGCCAGCCCGTCACTGCTGCTGGACGGCATGGCCGGTTCCCGTATGCCGATCGCCGTTTCCCACGGTGAAGGCTTTGTGGAAGTGCGCAGCGATGCGCACCTGGCACAGCTGGAAGCTAAAGGCCTGGTGGCGCTGCGCTTCGTGGATAACTTCGGTAAGGTCACCCAGCAGTATCCGGCCAACCCGAACGGCTCCCCGAACGGCATCACCGCTGTCACCAACGAAAGCGGCCGCGTGACCATTATGATGCCGCACCCGGAGCGTGTGTTCCGTACCGTCAGCAACTCCTGGCACCCAACCGAGTGGGGCGAGGACAGCCCGTGGATGCGCATTTTCCGCAATGCGCGTAAACAGCTGGGTTAA
- a CDS encoding HAMP domain-containing sensor histidine kinase gives MKSWRLFPRSLRQLVLMAFLLVLLPLLVLAWQAWESLSALSERAADTNRTTLTDVRRSEAMARTALELERSYRQYCVLDDPMLARLYQTQRSRYSQMLDAHAQVLPDMSTYQSLRQNLTLLSQLHCTTSGPVREAGDALEAFSQANVQLVQTTREVVFARGLQLQREIADRGQFFGWQALTLFLLSLGLVLLCTRMIIGPVKAVERMINRLGEGKPLGQSFAFKGPREIRSLAQRILWLSERLAWLEAQRHEFLRHISHELKTPLASMREGTELLADGVAGPLTADQREVVSILDDSSRHLQRLIEQLLDYNRKLADGPAVLEPVTLAPMIEQLIATHSLTARAKSMRTETDLQAAACMAEPTLLLRAIDNLYSNALHYGAESGTIWISSRQQGDRVIIDVANSGTPIPYGERAMIFEPFFQGNLQRKGAVKGSGLGLSIARDCLHRLQGDLQLAEHAKADVCFRIELNSTAGNGS, from the coding sequence GTGAAAAGTTGGCGTCTGTTCCCGCGTTCCCTGCGTCAGCTGGTGCTGATGGCGTTCTTACTGGTGCTGCTGCCGCTGCTGGTGCTGGCCTGGCAGGCGTGGGAGAGCCTCTCCGCGCTGAGCGAGCGGGCGGCGGACACCAACCGCACCACGCTGACCGACGTGCGCCGTAGCGAGGCGATGGCGCGCACCGCGCTGGAGCTGGAACGCAGCTACCGCCAGTACTGCGTGCTGGATGACCCGATGCTGGCGCGCCTCTATCAGACCCAGCGCAGCCGCTACTCACAGATGCTGGACGCCCACGCCCAGGTGCTGCCGGATATGTCGACCTACCAGAGCCTGCGGCAGAACCTGACCCTGCTCAGCCAGCTGCACTGCACCACCAGCGGCCCGGTCAGGGAAGCGGGCGACGCGCTGGAGGCGTTCTCGCAGGCCAACGTGCAGCTGGTGCAGACTACCCGCGAAGTGGTGTTTGCCCGTGGACTGCAGTTACAGCGCGAAATTGCCGATCGCGGCCAGTTCTTCGGCTGGCAGGCGCTGACGCTGTTTCTGCTCAGCCTCGGGCTGGTGCTGCTCTGTACCCGGATGATTATCGGGCCGGTAAAGGCGGTGGAGCGGATGATTAACCGGCTGGGGGAGGGGAAGCCTCTCGGCCAGAGCTTCGCCTTTAAGGGGCCACGTGAGATCCGTTCGCTGGCGCAGCGCATCCTGTGGCTGAGCGAGCGCCTCGCCTGGCTGGAGGCGCAGCGCCACGAGTTCCTGCGGCATATTTCCCACGAGCTGAAAACGCCGCTGGCCAGCATGCGCGAAGGCACCGAACTGCTGGCCGACGGCGTGGCCGGGCCGCTGACCGCCGACCAGCGTGAGGTGGTCAGCATTCTCGACGACAGCAGCCGCCACCTGCAGCGGCTGATTGAACAGCTGCTCGACTACAACCGCAAGCTGGCCGACGGCCCGGCGGTGCTGGAGCCGGTGACGCTGGCGCCGATGATTGAGCAGCTGATCGCCACCCACAGCCTGACCGCCCGCGCCAAGTCGATGCGCACCGAAACAGACCTGCAGGCCGCCGCCTGCATGGCCGAACCGACTTTGTTACTGCGCGCCATCGATAATCTTTACTCCAATGCGCTACACTACGGCGCAGAGTCCGGCACCATCTGGATCAGCAGCCGCCAGCAGGGCGATCGGGTGATTATCGACGTGGCCAACAGCGGCACGCCGATTCCCTATGGCGAGCGGGCGATGATCTTTGAACCCTTCTTCCAGGGCAACCTGCAGCGCAAAGGCGCTGTGAAGGGCAGCGGGCTGGGCCTGAGTATTGCCAGGGATTGCCTGCACCGCCTGCAGGGCGACCTGCAGCTGGCAGAGCACGCTAAGGCAGACGTCTGCTTTCGTATCGAACTGAATAGCACCGCCGGGAACGGATCTTAA
- the qseG gene encoding two-component system QseEF-associated lipoprotein QseG — protein MRLTLSLFQLPSLRHGAVCAVALLSGLLAGCNTPSRSGADAIHSGSPPESTLVDYHQVGCASIWSFNDTAAMHNPLYWLRAMDCAERLSPAAARAEAHRWPAENWQSTFKQAVLLDNGNVTPVERRQYLDRLDGYGSDYPAAVRPLLTLWREGQGSLLQLSAERTRYAHLQQSSDAQLDALRQQASSQSQQLADTRRKLDSLTDIERQLSSRRAPDAGDTSHADDRAEPAGSPRPGNPTGEDANP, from the coding sequence ATGCGACTGACACTTTCTCTTTTTCAACTACCGAGCCTGCGCCACGGCGCGGTCTGCGCCGTGGCGCTGCTCAGCGGCCTGCTGGCCGGCTGCAACACCCCCTCGCGCAGCGGCGCTGACGCTATTCATAGCGGATCGCCACCGGAAAGCACCCTGGTGGATTATCACCAGGTCGGCTGTGCGTCGATCTGGTCATTTAACGATACGGCTGCGATGCATAATCCGCTCTACTGGCTGCGGGCGATGGACTGCGCAGAGCGCCTGTCACCGGCTGCTGCCCGGGCCGAAGCGCACCGCTGGCCGGCTGAGAACTGGCAGAGCACCTTTAAACAGGCGGTACTGCTGGATAACGGTAATGTCACGCCGGTGGAGCGCCGTCAGTATCTTGACCGGCTGGACGGCTACGGCAGCGATTACCCGGCCGCCGTGCGTCCGCTGCTGACGCTGTGGCGGGAAGGGCAGGGCTCGCTGCTGCAGCTTTCTGCGGAGCGCACGCGTTACGCCCATCTGCAGCAGAGCAGCGACGCCCAGCTGGACGCGCTGCGCCAGCAGGCCAGCAGCCAGAGCCAGCAGCTGGCGGACACCCGCCGCAAGCTCGACAGCCTGACCGACATTGAACGTCAGCTCTCATCCCGCCGCGCGCCGGATGCCGGCGATACCAGCCACGCCGACGACCGC